A window of Staphylococcus lloydii genomic DNA:
CGAAGTTTTCTTCACGTTTTTCCATACCTTCGCCTACTTCATAACGTACGAAGTCAACAAGTTTACCACCTTTAGATTTCAAGTAAGCTTCAACTGTTTGGTCAGGATCTTTAACAAAGTTTTGGTCAACTGCACAAATTTCTTGTAAATATTTACGTAAACGACCTTCTACCATTTTTTCAACGATATTTTCTGGTTTACCTTCATTTAATGCTTGTTGTTTAAGTACTTCTTTTTCGTGTGCAATTTCTTCGTCATTTACTTGGTCAGAAGAAACATATTTAGGGTTGATTGCTGCGATATGCATAGCAACATCTTTAGCAGCTTCTTGGTCTGTTGTACCTTCAACAACACTTAACACACCAATACGTCCACCCATGTGTTTGTAAATACCGAAAGCGTCGTTATCTGTTTTAGTTCTTACTGCAAAACGACGGATGCTTAATTTTTCACCAATTGTAGCAATTGATTCTTTCATACGTTCGTCAACTGTTTTACCATCAGATAATTTAGTTTCAGATAATTCTTCTACAGTGTTTACTTTAGTTTCAAGAACTTGGATCGCAATTTCTTTTACTAATTCTTGGAAACCTTCGTTACGAGCAACGAAGTCTGTTTCTGAGTTGATTTCAACGATTGCTGCATCGTTTCCTTTTTGTTCTGCATGTACTAAACCTTCTGCCGCGATACGGTCAGCTTTTTTAGCTGCTTTTGAGATACCTTTTTCACGTAGGTAGTCGATTGCTTTATCGATGTCACCATCTGTTTCAGTTAACGCTTTTTTACAATCCATCATACCAGCGCCAGTTTTTTCACGTAATTCTTTAACAAGTTTAGCTGAAATTGCCATTTAATATTCCTCCATTATTTCATAAATTTAATATTTATTTTAAAAAAAGGTGATAAGCCTTATTATCTTATCACCCATTTTACATTATTCTTAGTTTGATTCAACAGAAGTGTTTTCTTCAGTTGATGCTGATTCAGTAGCTTCAGTTTCACTTGATTCTTCAAGATTGATGTTTTGTTCTGCTGCTACTTCTTCATTTGATACACCTTGTTGACCTTCTAAGACTGCATCTGCCATTTTACCAGTTAATAATTTAACTGCGCGAATAGCGTCATCGTTTGCTGGGATAACGTAATCAATTTCATCAGGATCACAGTTTGTATCCACAATACCCACGATAGGGATGTTTAATTTACGTGCTTCAGCAATTGCGTTACGCTCTTTACGAGGGTCAACTACAAATAATGCTTGAGGCATTGATTTCATATCACGAATACCGCCTAAGAATTTGATTAAACGGTCGTATTCTTTTTTAAGTTCTACAACTTCTTTTTTAGGTAATACTTCGAATAAGCCATCTTCTTCCATTTTTTCAATTTCAGAGATGCGTTTGATACGTTTAGAGATTGTTTTGTAGTTAGTTAAGATTCCGCCTAACCATCTTTGGTTTACGTAAAATTGACCAGCACGTTCTGCTTCAGCTTTAACTGATTCTTGTGCTTGTTTTTTAGTACCTACAAATAAAACGCGTCCGCCATCTTCAGAAATTTGTTTAATGAAGTTATATGCTTCTTCTACTTTTTTAACTGTTTTTTGTAAGTCGATGATATAGATACCATTTCTCTCAGTGAAAATGTATCTTTTCATTTTTGGGTTCCAACGGCGTGTTTGGTGACCGAAGTGAACACCTGCTTCTAGTAATTGTTTCATTGAAATTACTGCCATGATTAAATCCTCCTAATGGTTTTTTACCTCCACAAAAAGCTCATATAAACACGAAATAAATTATTTCGCACCCTTTATACTTCTACTCTTCGTGTGTGTATTGGCTCAATAGCCGTTTACTAATATACCATAATTATATGGTCTACGCAATAAATTAATTTCAGCGAATTCTACAATAAAAAAACGACTCGCAAAATGCTAATTACTGTCGCTTTTTTATAAAAGTAGTTTATTTAATATTACTTAATTCATCTAGGAATTTTTCTTTTTTAACTTTAATAAATGTACCCTTCATACCAAGTGAACGAGATTCAATAACGCCTGCGCTTTCTAATTTTCTTAGCGCATTAACAATAACAGATCTTGTAATACCTACTCTGTCTGCAACTTTAGACGCAATAAGTAATCCTTCTTTGCCACCGAGTTCTTCGAAGATATGATCAATAGCTTCGCTTTCTGAGTAAGAAAGTGAATTAATAGCCATATTAATGGCTGCCTTATCACGTGCTTCTTGTTCTACCTCGTTATGTTTTTCACGTAAAATTTCCATACCGATAACAGTAGCTGCATATTCACCTAATACTAAATCATTTTCAGAGAAGTCGTCATGAACGCGGCCTAATACGAGTGTACCTAAACGTTCACCTCCACCTAATAATGGGAAGATTGTCGTTCTACTATCTTTGAATAAATCTTCGTTTTCAGGTGGAAATACTGTAAGTACATTACTAATGTCGATATTTGATTGCGTTTCTTTCACGTCCATTAACTTTTCAGTATATTCACTTGGAATATGACGATTTTCTAGCATTTGAATAATACGTTGGTTTTTTAATAGTTCATTTAAGCTAGAACCTAATATTTTACCTTTTCTTGATACGATAAATACATTAGTTACGGTAACACTACTGATTGTTTGAGCCATGTCTTTAAAGTCTACAGCTATACCTTTATGCTTTTGTAACAGTGTGTTTAATTCTCTTGTTTTTGATAATAAACTCATTTTGTCTCTCCTTTACCTTTGGTTTTATAATATAAACGCGCTTAAATCTTTGTTCGTTGAAATTGATTTTAGTTTGTCATCAACATACTGTGGTGTGATGTCTACAACTGCATTCGGCATATTAGGTGCTTCGTAAGATAAATCTTCTAACATTTTTTCTAATATAGTGTGTAAACGTCTTGCACCAATATTATCAGTATCTTGGTTTACTTGATGTGCAATTTCGGCTAAACGTTTAACTGCCTCATCAGTAAACTTAACAGTGACATCTTCAGTTAATAGTAACGCTTCGTATTGTTTAATTAGTGATAGTTTTGGTTCTGTTAATATGCTGACGAAATCTTCTACTGACAAGCTTTCCAGTTCTACACGAATCGGGAAACGACCTTGCAATTCTGGAATCAAGTCACTTGGTTTAGACACATGGAATGCACCTGCACCAATAAACAGCATATGTTCAGTATTTACAGTACCATATTTTGTTTGAACCATGCCACCTTCAACGATAGGTAAAATATCTCGTTGTACACCTTGGCGTGATACATCTTGGCCAGAATTTTGGTTATTTGTCGCAACTTTATCTATTTCGTCAATGAATATAATACCCATTTCTTCGGCAAGTTGAATCGCTTCTTGATTAGCAGTCTCTTGATCAATTAATTCATCTGCAAACTCATCAGTTAATATTTTACGTGCTGTTTTAACTGGTACTTCACGTTCAACCTTTTTCTTAGGCATTAATTGGTTCATCATGTCTTGCATTTGTTGATTTTGGTTTGTACCCAGCATGCCCATAGCGGCAGGATCTTGTTCAACTTTGATACGAACTTTTTCTTCTTCAAGTTTTCCAGCTAATAGTTGCTGTTTGATTTCTGAACGTTTCGTTTTAATTTCTTCAGTTGGTGCTTCTTCTTCCTCTTCTTGGTTTTGACCAAAGTTTGGCATATTACCACCGAGTAAAGATTCTAAAGGATTTGAAGATTGATTCGCTTTTTTCTTCATGCTTGGTACAAGTAGTTTAACTAGTTTTTCGTTAGCCTTTTTCTCTGCATCGTCTTTAACTAATGCTTTTTTCTCTTCTTTTACTAATCTAACGGCAACATCTACTAAATCTCTCACCATGCTTTCAACGTCACGACCAACGTAACCTACTTCGGTAAATTTAGTTGCTTCTACTTTAATAAATGGAGCACCTACGATTTTCGCCATACGTCTAGCGATTTCTGTTTTACCTACACCAGTAGGACCAATCATTAAAATGTTTTTCGGTGCAATTTCTTGTTTTTCTTCGTCAGAAAGTAAACTTCTTCTATATCTATTTCTTAACGCTATCGCAACTTTGCGTTTAGCGTCTTGTTGTCCTACGATATATTCGTTTAATTTTGAAACTATGTCTTTCGGCGTTAATTTTATGCCATTTTCAACCATAGTAATAATACCCTCCATATCAAATACATTAAGCTTGATTTCATGTGTACTAACTATTAATCATGCTAGTTATGAGTAAAGTTAATTGTTTTTTAAAGTTCTTCTACAACGATTTGATCATTCGTAAATACGCAAATATCGGCAGCAACTTTTAAACTTTCATAAGCCATCTCTTTTGCACTAAGGTTCGTTGCATGCTTTTTCAATGCTCTACCGGCACTCAATGCGTAATTACCTCCAGAACCAATTGCTATCAAGTTATCGTCAGGTGCAATAACTTCACCTGTACCACTAACAACTAAGATTGATGATTGATCCATAACGATTAACATTGCTTCTAATTGGCGTAATTGTTTATCGCCACGCCACTCTTGTGCTAATTCAACTGCCGCACGTTCTAAATTACCACCAAACTGTTGTAATTTAGTTTCAAATTTTTCAAACAATGTAAAAGCATCAGCAACACTTCCCGCAAATCCTGCTAATACCTTACCTTCATACAATCTTCTTACTTTTCTAGCCGTTTGTTTCATAATTACTTGTTCACCTAAAGTAACTTGACCATCACCGGCCATCGCACAATGTCCATCATGTTGGACTGCAAATATTGTCGTTGCATGAATTGATGTACTCATTCTAATTCTCCTTTTTCGCACGAGGGTGTGCGTTTAAATATACTTTTCTCAACTGTTCATTAGAGACGTGAGTATAGCGACCAGTAGTCGACAAATTAACATGTCCTAATAACGATTGCACTGTTCTTAAATCTGCACCTTCATTTAACATATGAGTGGCAAAGGTATGCCGTAATTTATGAGGGTGAATATCGGTAACGCCAGCAGTACGTTTGACTACGTCATTCAATACAAATCGTACGCCTCTTTCAGTAATTGGGTCACCTTTCATATTAACTAATAAGAAATCATGATCACTATTTAATTTAGGCTTGAAGTGTGACAGATAAGCTTCGATACTTTGCTTACAAAATTCACCAAAAGGTATAAATCTTTCTTTATTACCTTTACCTAAAACTTTAACACCCGGCGAACTCATGTCTAAGTCCTGTTCACGAATGTGCACTAGCTCAGAAACACGTATCCCAGTTGCATATAATAGTTCCAATATTACTCTATCTCTCAAACCTTTTTTAGCGTCTGATGATACTGTTTTAAATAAAGCTTCCATTTCTTCTTCATAAAAAAAGTGGGGTAAATATTGTTCTTTTTTTGGATGCACTAGCTGAACAAATGGGTTAACAACACTTTCATCTCGCGTCATCCAATATTCATAAAAACTTCTCAGCGTAGAAATTTTACGAGAAACAGTCGTTCTTTTCAAGTTTTTCGAATATAAAAAACTTAAAAAGTTACGCGCATCTTTATATTCAAATGAGTCTAAAGCTAAATGTTCTTGTTGTAAAAAGTCATTGAATTGATGCATATCATCATAATAAGACTTTAGTGTATGGTTAGAAAATTGTCGTTCAACTTTTAGCATATAAAGATAAGCTTCTTGAATTTGTTCCACTAGAAAACCCCTCCATCATTTTGCATTGTAGCACATTGTAGGAGGGGACTGCTAAAAATAACTATTAAATTGTGTTCAATTATCAAAATTTTTCGAAGAATAGCCTATTCAACTTTTATTATAAAGTTTTTTTATAGTTATCTAAATATGATAATGCTCTATTGGCTAACGTTTCGTAACGTTCTTTTTTATCTTTAATTCGATGTTCTAATGCTGGTAATAATCCAAAATTAGCATTCATTGGTTGGAAGTTTTTTTCATTTTTAGCATGAGAAATGTAGTAAGCCATACTACCTAACATTGTTTCTCTAGGGAAAATAACTTCAGCTTTATCTTGTAATTTATGTGCCACATTAATCCCTGCGATTAAACCACTTGCTGCACTTTCTACATAGCCTTCTACCCCAGTCATTTGACCGGCAAAGTATAAATTCTCTCTACCTTTTAATGCATAAGTTTCAGATAATACATCAGGCGAATTAATAAATGTGTTTCTATGCATTACACCATAACGTACGATTTCTACATTTTCTAAGCCCGGAATTAAACGAATAACGTCTTTTTGTGCGCCCCATTTAAGGTGCGTTTGAAAACCAACAATATTGTATAAAGTGCCAGCTGCATCATCTTGTCTTAATTGTACGACTGCAAAAGGTCTTTTATCTGTTTTAGGATCTTCCAGACCTACCGGTTTCATTGGTCCGAATAAAAGTGTTTTTCTTCCACGTTCAGCCATTACTTCAAAAGGCATACACCCTTCAAAATATTTTTCTTTTTCAAATTCATTTGTAGGTGCTACTTCTGCCTCAAGCACCGCATCATAAAATCGATTGAACTCTTCTTCAGTCATTGGGCAATTTAAGTATGCTGCTTCACCTTTATCGTATCTAGATTTCAAATAAACTTTATCCATATCTATTGTATCTTTTTCAATGATTGGTGCAGCTGCATCATAGAAATAAAGTTGATCTTTACCTGTAACGTCGACAATTTCTTGAGCTAATTTGTCAGTTGTTAGCGGACCAGTGGCAATGATTGTATAACCTTCTGGAATACTATTAACTTCTTCATTAAGTACAGTTACATTAGGATGATTTCTCAACGTTTCAGTAATATAACCAGCAAAATCATGTCTATCTACAGCTAATGCGCCACCAGCAGGTACTCTAGCACTGTCTGCCGCTTTGATGATTAACGAATCTAAACGTCTCATCTCTTCTTTTAATACACCCACTGCGTTTGTTAACGCATTACCTCTTAAAGAGTTAGAACAAACTAACTCAGCAAATTTATCTGTATGATGTGCAGGCGTTTGTTTCACAGGTCGCATTTCAATCAAATTTACTTTCACGCCTCTTTGCGCAAGTTGATAAGCCGCTTCTGATCCAGCCAATCCCGCGCCAACAACGTTAACTGTTTGCATCATATATTTCCTCCATTACATTAAAATAGCAACTACGACAAATTCAATAGCAAGATACTATATTTTTTGCCGTTAGTTGCTTTAATTTATATCATTATCAATTACTTCATTAGTAATAACATTATTTTAACATTAACAACGATAAGTTGTAACAATATATTTATTTTTGCTCTGCTTCTTTATAATCACAGTTTGAACAAACCACTTGGCTTGTTTTACCTTTTTTACGTTCTACAAGGTACTCGCTACATTTAGGGCATTCTCTTCCTACTGGTTTATCCCAACTTATAAAGTCACAATCAGGATATTTAGAGCAACCATAGAACAATCTATTTTTCTTAGATTTACGTTCTACTACTTCTCCTTCTTTACATTTCGGACAAGTAACCCCTATCGATTTAACGATTGCCTTTGTATTTCGACAGTCAGGGAAATTAGAACAAGCCATGAATTTACCGTAACGCCCCATTTTTATAACCATTGGTGCGCCACAAACTTCACAATCTTCACCGGCAGGTTCGTCTTTAATTTCAATTTTTTCCATTTCTTCTTCTGCACGCTCAACATCTTGTTTGAAACTATTGAAGAAATCTCTTATTACTTTTTTCCATTCGATTTCACCTTCGGCAACTTTATCTAATAAAGTTTCCATATTAGCAGTAAAATCTACGTCAATAATTTCAGGGAAATATTCTTTAACTTGTTCATTAACGATTTCCCCAAGTTCTGTAGGTACAAAGCGTTTACTTTCATTTTTAACGTAGTTACGCTTTTGTATTGTATCGATTGTCGGTGCATAAGTTGACGGACGGCCGATTTTCAATTCTTCTAAAGTTTTAACTAAACGCGCTTCTGTATAACGTGGAGGTGGTTGCGTAAAATGTTGAGAAGGTTCAATATTTGTCGCTGTAACCATTTCTCCTTCGTTTATTTTAGGTAATTTGTTATCTTGACCGTCGTCACTATCATCTTTAGCTTCAACATATAAAGTCATAAAACCTTTAAACTTAATCGTTTGTCCATTCGCACGGAATTTCAAATCATTTTGCGTTAAATCCATGGCTACGGTATCTAAAATAGCCGGTGCCATTTGGCTAGCCACGAAGCGTTCCCATATTAATTTATAAAGACGATATTGATCTCGCGTTAAATAATCCTTCATTTGGCTAGGCGTACGTAATGTACTTGTTGGTCTTACAGCTTCATGGGCATCTTGGTCGCCTTGACCTTTAGCTTTACGATTAGAAGTGTACTCTTTACCGTATGTTTCTTCGATATATTGTTTTGACTCGGCTTTTGCTTGGTCAGATATACGCGTTGAATCTGTACGCATATAAGTAATCAAACCTACAGTGCCTTGTTTCTTCAAGTCAATACCTTCATATAATTGTTGAGCTAACATCATCGTTTTACGCGCTTTAAAGTTTAACTTGCGTGCAGCTTCTTGTTGTAATGTCGATGTTGTAAAAGGATTTGATGGATAACGTGTCTTTTCTTTAGTCGTAACTTTGGTAACTTCGAATTGATCGCCATCTAACTGTGTCGTTATTTTTTCAACATCATCTTTATTCGTTAATTTAAACGGTTTATTTTTTAAATGAAGAAACTTGGCATTAAATTTAGATTTTTTATATCTAAATTCCCCTTCAATTTTCCAATATTCTTCCGGTTTGAAATTTCTAATTTCATTTTCTCGGTCAATAACTAAACGTAAGGCAACAGATTGAACACGACCTGCTGACAAACCTTTTTTTACTTTTTTCCATAATACTGGAGAGATATTATAACCAACTAGTCTATCTAAAACACGTCTAGCTTGTTGAGCATCAACGAGTTCCATCTCAATACCACGTGGATGTTTAAAGCTATCTTTTACTGCATCTTTAGTTATTTCATTAAACACAACTCTATTTTCACTTGTGTCTTCTAAGTCTAATATGTTAGCTAAATGCCAAGCAATCGCTTCACCTTCACGGTCAGGGTCACTTGCTAAGTAAACATTTTTAGCTTTCTTAGCATGTTTTTTCAAATCTTTAACTACTGGCCCTTTGCCGCGAATTGTTATATATTTCGGTTCGTAATCGTTTTCCTCGTCTACACCCATTTGACTTCTAGGTAAGTCTCTAACATGGCCCATAGAGGCAATAACTTTAAATTTTTTACCTAAATATTTTTCAATAGTTTTAGCTTTTGCAGGCGATTCAACTATGACTAAATTTTCTGCCAAAGTAGTTCCCCCTTGCGTATCTAATTTACAAAGATAAATAATAAACGGTCTAATTTGACTTTGTCAATGTTTTTAAATTGCAACTCTATTTTTGTAACATAATATAATACACTGATTAAACTATATTTAAGTAAGAAATGAATATGGATTTTTATTATATAGTGAATAAATTACGTTATCGTTTTTAAATAAAATTACTTAGTCAACTTAAAATCATCTATTATATCTTCTGGTCTCAAAACAATTTTAGCGCCTTGTTGTGCTGCAATCATGTTTCCTTCACTCATATGATCATAAAATCTACCTGGTACTACGTAAACTTCTCTATTTTGGTCTAATGCGCATTCCAAAGTAATGTGTGTACCAGAATGCTCTTCAGATTCCGTGATTAAAATTCCTTTAGCAATACCACTTATCAAACGATTACGTTGCGGAAAGTAATACTTTTTAATAGGCGTTTGAGGTGGATATTCACTGATTACTAATCCATGTTGTTCAAGTTGATTTCTTGTTGTTCGTGTTATCGCTGGATAATGGCGACAATGTCCAAATGCTAATACTGCTACCGCTGGCAAGCCATATTGCAAGGCTAACTTAAGCGCACTATGATCAGCACCTTTCGCCAATCCTGATACAATACCAATCTTATGCTGAATAAATGCTGGATATAAATAGTGTAATGCTTGGTCTGTATAAGCAGTCGCATTTCTCGAACCGATAATGCCGAGTAATAATACAAAATTAAGCAATTTTATATTCCCTCTATAATATAAGATAACGGGTGGATTTGCAATTTCACGCAACAATGTCGGATAACGATTGTCGTTAATAGTAATAAAATTCACTTTATCCGTTGTTAAGTTTTCTATTATCTTTTCAGCATATAATTTATTATATTTGGAAGCTGCTGTTCGCAGCACTTTACTATTATGTAGACGAACAAAATGATTTAAGATAGTAGACTGTTCATATTTTGAGGCATCTAAAAAATGCGGTGCAAATGCTATAATTTTATATATTTGAAGTGTTGTAAAACCTGCGGCTAATAATTTCAAATAGGTATATTGGGCCATATAAATACCTCCTTTTATGCCATTATAAAACGTAATATGAAGTAAACTTATTACATTTTTATATCTTAATTGTTAGCAAAAAGTAAGGAGTAATATTTAATAGCCGTTTTAAAATAGTAAAAGCATATATAAAAACGCACAAATCCTGGACTTACCAGAATTTGTGCTAAACATCATATATTATTATTTTACAGTTAATAATTGTTCATAAATGCCTGCTTCTTTAGCTGCTTCAATTAGAGTAGTTCCAATTTCTGAAGGAGTATCAGCAGTTTTTACGCCACAATCGTTAAGTGTTTTGATTTTTTCTTCAGCAGTACCTTTACCACCTGAAATAATCGCACCAGCGTGGCCCATACGTTTTCCTGGAGGTGCTGTTTGACCACCAACGAATCCAACAACTGGTTTGTTCATATTGGCTTTAATCCATTCAGCAGCTTCTTCTTCTGCTGTACCACCGATTTCACCAATCATAACTACTGCGTGAGTTTCATCGTCTTCATTAAATGCTTTTAATACATCGATGAAGTTAGTACCGTTTACTGGGTCGCCACCAATACCTACAGCAGTTGTTTGACCAATACCTTCTTCAGTTAATTGGTGAACTGCTTCGTAAGTTAATGTACCAGAACGTGAAACAACGCCTACGTGACCTTTTTTGTGGATGTAGCCTGGCATAATACCGATTTTACATTCATCAGCTGTAATTACGCCTGGGCAGTTTGGTCCAACTACACGCGTCTTTTTGCCTTCTGAATAACGTTTAACTTTAACCATATCTATAACTGGAATATGTTCTGTGATACAGATAGCCATATCTAATTCAGCATCGATACATTCTAAAATAGCGTCTGCCGCGAATGGTGCTGGTACGTAAATTACTGATACGTTTGCACCTGTTTCTTCTTTAGCTTCGTCTACTGTATTGAATACTGGTACGCCTTCTACAACTTGTCCGCCTTTACCTGGTGTAACACCTGCAACAATTTGTGTGCCATATTCTAACATTTGTTTAGTATGGAAAAGGGCAGTAGACCCTGTGATACCTTGTACAATTACTTTTGTATTTTTATCTATAAATACACTCATCTTAGTGCTCCCATCCTTTCCTTACGCTTCTTTAACAAGCTTTACAATTTTTTGTGCGCCTTCAGCCATAGTCGCGGCTGGTTCGATAGCTAATCCAGATTCTTTAAGAATCGCTTTACCTTCTTTAACGTTTGTACCTTCTAAACGTACAACTAATGGTAAAGTAAGTTCTACTTCTTTGACTGCAGCTACGATACCTTCAGCGATAACATCACATTTCATGATTCCACCGAAAATATTTACAAAGATACCTTTAACATTGTCATCACCTAAGATGATTTTAAATGCTTCAGTAACTTTCTCTTTAGTAGCGCCGCCCCCTACGTCTAGGAAGTTTGCTGGATTTCCGCCGAAATGGTTAATTGTATCCATTGTAGCCATTGCTAAGCCTGCACCGTTTACCATACAACCGATGTCGCCATCTAATGCGATGTATGATAAATCATATTTAGAAGCTTCAATTTCTTTTGGATCTTCTTCTTCTAAATCGCGTAATTCTTGGATATCTTTATGTCTAAACATTGCATTGTCATCGAAATTAAGTTTAGCATCTAATGCTAGAACTTCACCGTCACCAGTTGTTACTAGTGGGTTGATTTCAACGATTGAACAATCTTTTTCTACAAAGACGTTATATAAAGAAATTAAAAATTTCGCAGCTTTATTAATTGATTCTTTAGGAATATTAATATTGAAAGCGATTCTTCTTGCTTGATAAGGAGCTAAACCAGTTACTGGATCAATTGTTTCTTTAAAGATCTTTTCTGGTGTTTTAGCAGCTACCTCTTCAATTTCAGTTCCGCCTTCTTCTGAAGCCATTAATGTAATACGGTCTGTTGCTCTATCGATTACAAACCCTACATAATATTCTTTTTGAATATCGCAGCCTTCTTCAATGTAAAGACGTTTTACTTCTTTACCTTCTGGTCCAGTTTGATGAGTCACTAATTGTTTTCCTAATAACTCATTTGCGTAACTTTCTACTTCAGATAGTGATTTAGCAATTTTAACACCACCAGCTTTACCTCTACCGCCAGCGTGGATTTGTGCTTTTACCACATATACATCTGAGTTTAATTCTTTAGCTTTCTCTACTGCTTCATCTGCAGTAAATGCTACGCGTCCTTCTGGGACAGCAACGCCCATGGAACGAAAGATTTTTTTGCCTTGATACTCGTGGATATTCATTCTCCATCCTCCTCTTAGGTTAAGTGCATTTCAATTATAAAAAATGTAAGCGCTATTGTAAACTGTTTGACGCTAGTTATTTATAATTTATTTTATTTAATAAGTATTATTAACTATAGATTTAATGGGTTCGAATGTTTTTCGATGTTCTTTTATAACACCCAATTGGTCAATACCTTTGAGATGCTCTTTCGTTCCGTAGCCTACATTTTTATCAAAGCCGTACCCTGGATAAATAGCGTCAAGTTGGCGCATATAGTTATCTCTATGCTCTTTTGCTAGTACACTTGCTGCTGCAATCGATACGCTTCGTGCATCGCCCTTAATAAGCGATTGCTGAGGTATATCTATATCTAATTCCATTGCATCAACGAGTAAATGCGTTGGTTTGTTAGTTAAATTTGTTACTGCACGCATCATCGCTAGTTTCGTTGCTTGATAAATATTTAATTGATCTATTTCTTCAACAGACGCAATACCAAAAGCATAATCTAACGCTTCGTTTTTAAGTCTATATTCCATTTCTTTACGCTTACTTGCAGATAATTTTTTGGAATCATTTAATCCTAAAAATCGATGTTCTTTATTTAAAATGACGGCGCAAGTAACGACAGGACCAGCTAATGGGCCTCTGCCTACTTCGTCAATACCACAAATCAATGCTTGTGGTTGAGTTGCCAAAATATTATTCTCAAACTCAGACATGACAGTATATTGATCAATCAGTGCCTGCTCTTTTTGTAGTTGTTTTTTCCTAGAAACG
This region includes:
- a CDS encoding ribonuclease HII → MTKLSIAEVKSSLMQYLSEEEIDQSEFATDERKGVQNAIVSRKKQLQKEQALIDQYTVMSEFENNILATQPQALICGIDEVGRGPLAGPVVTCAVILNKEHRFLGLNDSKKLSASKRKEMEYRLKNEALDYAFGIASVEEIDQLNIYQATKLAMMRAVTNLTNKPTHLLVDAMELDIDIPQQSLIKGDARSVSIAAASVLAKEHRDNYMRQLDAIYPGYGFDKNVGYGTKEHLKGIDQLGVIKEHRKTFEPIKSIVNNTY